The Manis javanica isolate MJ-LG chromosome 4, MJ_LKY, whole genome shotgun sequence genome contains a region encoding:
- the H6PD gene encoding GDH/6PGL endoplasmic bifunctional protein isoform X3: MLTVAVCMALLSCLQAQELQGHVTIILLGATGDLAKKYLWQGLFNLYLDESVKGYSFSFNGGALTPTKQGQEHVAKVLESLSCPKDVAPDRCAELKDQFQRLSQYRCVKTSEDYLALNKDIEAQVQHSGVREIGRIFYFSVPPYAYVDIARNINSSCRPGQDTWLRIVLEKPFGHDLLSAQQLAAQLGSFFHEEEMYRVDHYLGKQVVAQILPFRDQNHKALDGLWNRHHVERVEIIMKETVDAAGRISFYDRYGVIRDILQNHLTEVLTLVAMELPHNISSVESVLQHKLQAFQALRGLQKGSAVLGQYQAYSEQVHRELQKPDSFRSLTPTFAGVLVHMDNLRWEGVPFILMSGKALDERVSYVRILFKNRAYCTQSEKHWLKGQSRCLPQQIIFNIGYGELGSPAVLVSRTLFRPSLPAESWKEVEGRPGLRLFGRPMSDFYAYSPVREQDAYTVLISRIFHHQKDSFVTTQNLLASWAFWSPLLDSLANEVPRLYPGGTENGQLLDFEFRDTQLSFSQQPLEQLVPGPGSAPKPSDFQALGAKYRDSPLISAWPEELVSKLASDIKATAMQAVQRSGEFHLALSGGSSPVALFQELATGHYGFPWAHTHLWLVDERCVPLWDPESNFQSLQAHLLQHIRVPYYNIHPMPVHLHQRLCAEEDQGTQIYAREISALVTNSSFDLVLLGMGTDGHTASLFPQSPSGLDGEQLVVLTKSPSRPHNRMSFSLPLINRARRVAVLVMGRMKREITMLVSRVGHDPQKWPISGVQPSSGQLVWYMDYEAFLG, from the exons ATGCTCACAGTGGCAGTGTGCATGGCCCTTCTCAGCTGCCTGCAGGCCCAGGAGCTCCAGGGACATGTGACCATAATCCTGCTGGGAGCAACTGGCGACCTGGCGAAAAAATACTTGTGGCAGGGACTGTTTAATCTGTACCTAGATGAGTCAGTGAAGGGCTACAGTTTTAGCTTTAATGGAGGTGCCCTGACACCCACCAAGCAGGGCCAAGAGCACGTGGCCAAAGTCCTGGAGTCCCTCTCCTGTCCCAAGGACGTGGCGCCTGATCGCTGTGCTGAACTCAAGGACCAGTTCCAGCGACTGAGCCAGTACCGCTGCGTGAAGACAAGTGAGGACTATCTGGCTCTGAACAAGGACATTGAGGCACAGGTCCAACACAGTGGCGTCCGGGAGATTGGCAGAATCTTCTACTTCTCGGTGCCGCCCTATGCCTATGTAGACATTGCCCGCAATATCAACAGCAGCTGCCGTCCAGGCCAAGACACCTGGCTGCGGATTGTCCTTGAGAAGCCCTTTGGCCATGACCTCCTCTCAGCCCAACAGCTGGCCGCACAACTTGGGAGCTTTTTCCACGAGGAGGAGATGTACCGAGTGGACCATTACCTGGGCAAGCAG GTCGTGGCTCAGATCCTGCCTTTCCGAGACCAGAACCACAAGGCTTTGGATGGCCTCTGGAACCGGCACCACGTGGAGCGGGTGGAGATCATCATGAAGGAGACAGTGGATGCAGCAG GCCGCATCAGCTTCTACGACAGGTATGGTGTCATTCGTGATATCCTCCAGAACCACCTGACAGAGGTCCTCACCCTCGTGGCCATGGAGCTGCCCCACAACATCAGCAGCGTGGAATCCGTACTGCAGCACAAGCTTCAGGCCTTCCAGGCACTGCGGGGCCTGCAGAAGGGCAGCGCCGTCCTGGGCCAGTACCAGGCTTACAGCGAGCAAGTGCACAGAGAGCTGCAGAAGCCAGACAGCTTCCGCAGCCTGACACCAACCTTTGCAG GCGTCCTCGTTCACATGGACAACCTTCGCTGGGAGGGCGTCCCTTTCATCCTGATGTCAGGCAAAGCCTTGGACGAGAGAGTGAGCTACGTCCGGATCCTGTTCAAGAACAGAGCGTATTGTACCCAGAGCGAGAAGCACTGGCTCAAGGGCCAGAGCCGCTGCCTGCCGCAGCAGATCATCTTTAACATCGGATACGGCGAGCTGGGCAGCCCTGCTGTGCTGGTCAGCAGGACCCTGTTCAGGCCCTCCCTGCCTGCTGAGAGCTGGAAGGAAGTGGAGGGTCGGCCCGGGCTCCGCCTTTTTGGCCGCCCCATGTCTGATTTCTATGCTTACAGCCCTGTGAGGGAGCAGGATGCCTACACCGTCCTCATCTCTCGCATCTTCCACCACCAGAAGGACTCCTTTGTCACCACGCAGAACTTGCTGGCCTCCTGGGCCTTCTGGTCCCCCTTGCTGGATAGCCTGGCCAATGAGGTTCCACGCCTCTACCCAGGAGGAACTGAGAATGGGCAACTGCTGGACTTTGAATTCAGGGACACCCAGTTATCCTTCTCCCAGCAGCCACTGGAGCAGCTGGTGCCGGGCCCGGGTTCTGCGCCAAAGCCCAGTGACTTCCAGGCTCTCGGGGCCAAGTACCGAGACAGCCCACTGATCTCGGCCTGGCCAGAGGAGCTGGTTTCTAAGCTGGCCAGTGATATCAAGGCCACAGCCATGCAGGCGGTGCAGCGCTCTGGCGAGTTCCACCTGGCACTCTCGGGTGGCTCAAGCCCCGTAGCCCTGTTCCAGGAGCTGGCCACGGGGCACTATGGCTTCCCCTGGGCCCACACACACCTGTGGCTGGTAGATGAGCGCTGTGTCCCACTCTGGGATCCTGAGTCAAACTTCCAGAGCCTGCAGGCCCACCTCCTGCAGCACATCCGGGTGCCCTACTACAACATCCACCCCATGCCTGTGCACCTACACCAGCGGCTCTGTGCCGAGGAGGACCAGGGCACCCAGATCTATGCCAGGGAGATCTCCGCCCTGGTGACCAACAGCAGCTTTGACCTGGTGCTGCTGGGCATGGGCACTGACGGGCACACAGCCTCCCTCTTCCCACAGTCGCCCAGTGGTCTGGATGGCGAGCAACTGGTCGTGCTGACCAAGAGCCCATCCAGGCCACACAATCGCATGAGCTTCAGCCTACCCCTCATCAACCGGGCCAGGAGGGTGGCGGTCCTGGTCATGGGCAGAATGAAGCGCGAGATCACCATGCTGGTGAGCCGCGTGGGCCATGACCCTCAGAAGTGGCCCATCTCGGGCGTCCAGCCTAGTTCTGGCCAGCTGGTTTGGTACATGGACTATGAGGCGTTCCTGGGGTGA
- the H6PD gene encoding GDH/6PGL endoplasmic bifunctional protein isoform X1 translates to MAIRLSQKAALRDTAGLWAERTAEDRRGGGLLARPLRPGVQALHANQGIIREVPSPPHTAGHSETGGVVSPAPPPPPRAPGPAPLRARPGSGPHGRAPRPRWSGAQAGGSAGLRDPDASRVGQGRAAGRELTSRLPRSPPSAPQASAEHAPGARPRLRKRMSGAPARPEPGPPRAPRRRRRPAEELPARTGATKHPGFWKMLTVAVCMALLSCLQAQELQGHVTIILLGATGDLAKKYLWQGLFNLYLDESVKGYSFSFNGGALTPTKQGQEHVAKVLESLSCPKDVAPDRCAELKDQFQRLSQYRCVKTSEDYLALNKDIEAQVQHSGVREIGRIFYFSVPPYAYVDIARNINSSCRPGQDTWLRIVLEKPFGHDLLSAQQLAAQLGSFFHEEEMYRVDHYLGKQVVAQILPFRDQNHKALDGLWNRHHVERVEIIMKETVDAAGRISFYDRYGVIRDILQNHLTEVLTLVAMELPHNISSVESVLQHKLQAFQALRGLQKGSAVLGQYQAYSEQVHRELQKPDSFRSLTPTFAGVLVHMDNLRWEGVPFILMSGKALDERVSYVRILFKNRAYCTQSEKHWLKGQSRCLPQQIIFNIGYGELGSPAVLVSRTLFRPSLPAESWKEVEGRPGLRLFGRPMSDFYAYSPVREQDAYTVLISRIFHHQKDSFVTTQNLLASWAFWSPLLDSLANEVPRLYPGGTENGQLLDFEFRDTQLSFSQQPLEQLVPGPGSAPKPSDFQALGAKYRDSPLISAWPEELVSKLASDIKATAMQAVQRSGEFHLALSGGSSPVALFQELATGHYGFPWAHTHLWLVDERCVPLWDPESNFQSLQAHLLQHIRVPYYNIHPMPVHLHQRLCAEEDQGTQIYAREISALVTNSSFDLVLLGMGTDGHTASLFPQSPSGLDGEQLVVLTKSPSRPHNRMSFSLPLINRARRVAVLVMGRMKREITMLVSRVGHDPQKWPISGVQPSSGQLVWYMDYEAFLG, encoded by the exons ATGGCCATTCGCCTGTCTCAGAAAGCAGCCCTCCGAGACACAGCGGGACTCTGGGCGGAAAGAACGGCTGAGGACCGGAGGGGAGGCGGGCTCCTTGCCCGCCCACTTCGCCCTGGAGTCCAGGCCCTCCACGCGAACCAAGGAATCATTCGGGAGGTCCCGTCTCCGCCCCACACCGCCGGCCACTCAGAGACAGGGGGCGTGGTTTCGCCTGCGCCTCCGCCTCCGCCGCGCGCCCCTGGCCCGGCTCCACTGCGCGCGCGCCCTGGCTCGGGGCCGCACGGCCGCGCGCCGAGGCCGCGGTGGTCTGGGGCTCAGGCCGGCGGGTCCGCGGGGCTGCGGGATCCCGACGCGTCTCGAGTTGGGCAGGGAAGGGCGGCGGGGCGGGAGTTGACCTCGCGCCTTCCGCGCTCGCCTCCCTCGGCTCCGCAGGCGAGCGCCGAGCACGCACCCGGCGCGCGGCCGCGCCTGCGTAAGAGGATGAGCGGGGCCCCAGCCCGGCCCGAGCCCGGCCCGCCGCGCGCACCGCGCCGCCGCCGACGTCCCGCGGAGGAGCTGCCGGCCCGGACGGGTGCCACGAA GCACCCAGGCTTTTGGAAGATGCTCACAGTGGCAGTGTGCATGGCCCTTCTCAGCTGCCTGCAGGCCCAGGAGCTCCAGGGACATGTGACCATAATCCTGCTGGGAGCAACTGGCGACCTGGCGAAAAAATACTTGTGGCAGGGACTGTTTAATCTGTACCTAGATGAGTCAGTGAAGGGCTACAGTTTTAGCTTTAATGGAGGTGCCCTGACACCCACCAAGCAGGGCCAAGAGCACGTGGCCAAAGTCCTGGAGTCCCTCTCCTGTCCCAAGGACGTGGCGCCTGATCGCTGTGCTGAACTCAAGGACCAGTTCCAGCGACTGAGCCAGTACCGCTGCGTGAAGACAAGTGAGGACTATCTGGCTCTGAACAAGGACATTGAGGCACAGGTCCAACACAGTGGCGTCCGGGAGATTGGCAGAATCTTCTACTTCTCGGTGCCGCCCTATGCCTATGTAGACATTGCCCGCAATATCAACAGCAGCTGCCGTCCAGGCCAAGACACCTGGCTGCGGATTGTCCTTGAGAAGCCCTTTGGCCATGACCTCCTCTCAGCCCAACAGCTGGCCGCACAACTTGGGAGCTTTTTCCACGAGGAGGAGATGTACCGAGTGGACCATTACCTGGGCAAGCAG GTCGTGGCTCAGATCCTGCCTTTCCGAGACCAGAACCACAAGGCTTTGGATGGCCTCTGGAACCGGCACCACGTGGAGCGGGTGGAGATCATCATGAAGGAGACAGTGGATGCAGCAG GCCGCATCAGCTTCTACGACAGGTATGGTGTCATTCGTGATATCCTCCAGAACCACCTGACAGAGGTCCTCACCCTCGTGGCCATGGAGCTGCCCCACAACATCAGCAGCGTGGAATCCGTACTGCAGCACAAGCTTCAGGCCTTCCAGGCACTGCGGGGCCTGCAGAAGGGCAGCGCCGTCCTGGGCCAGTACCAGGCTTACAGCGAGCAAGTGCACAGAGAGCTGCAGAAGCCAGACAGCTTCCGCAGCCTGACACCAACCTTTGCAG GCGTCCTCGTTCACATGGACAACCTTCGCTGGGAGGGCGTCCCTTTCATCCTGATGTCAGGCAAAGCCTTGGACGAGAGAGTGAGCTACGTCCGGATCCTGTTCAAGAACAGAGCGTATTGTACCCAGAGCGAGAAGCACTGGCTCAAGGGCCAGAGCCGCTGCCTGCCGCAGCAGATCATCTTTAACATCGGATACGGCGAGCTGGGCAGCCCTGCTGTGCTGGTCAGCAGGACCCTGTTCAGGCCCTCCCTGCCTGCTGAGAGCTGGAAGGAAGTGGAGGGTCGGCCCGGGCTCCGCCTTTTTGGCCGCCCCATGTCTGATTTCTATGCTTACAGCCCTGTGAGGGAGCAGGATGCCTACACCGTCCTCATCTCTCGCATCTTCCACCACCAGAAGGACTCCTTTGTCACCACGCAGAACTTGCTGGCCTCCTGGGCCTTCTGGTCCCCCTTGCTGGATAGCCTGGCCAATGAGGTTCCACGCCTCTACCCAGGAGGAACTGAGAATGGGCAACTGCTGGACTTTGAATTCAGGGACACCCAGTTATCCTTCTCCCAGCAGCCACTGGAGCAGCTGGTGCCGGGCCCGGGTTCTGCGCCAAAGCCCAGTGACTTCCAGGCTCTCGGGGCCAAGTACCGAGACAGCCCACTGATCTCGGCCTGGCCAGAGGAGCTGGTTTCTAAGCTGGCCAGTGATATCAAGGCCACAGCCATGCAGGCGGTGCAGCGCTCTGGCGAGTTCCACCTGGCACTCTCGGGTGGCTCAAGCCCCGTAGCCCTGTTCCAGGAGCTGGCCACGGGGCACTATGGCTTCCCCTGGGCCCACACACACCTGTGGCTGGTAGATGAGCGCTGTGTCCCACTCTGGGATCCTGAGTCAAACTTCCAGAGCCTGCAGGCCCACCTCCTGCAGCACATCCGGGTGCCCTACTACAACATCCACCCCATGCCTGTGCACCTACACCAGCGGCTCTGTGCCGAGGAGGACCAGGGCACCCAGATCTATGCCAGGGAGATCTCCGCCCTGGTGACCAACAGCAGCTTTGACCTGGTGCTGCTGGGCATGGGCACTGACGGGCACACAGCCTCCCTCTTCCCACAGTCGCCCAGTGGTCTGGATGGCGAGCAACTGGTCGTGCTGACCAAGAGCCCATCCAGGCCACACAATCGCATGAGCTTCAGCCTACCCCTCATCAACCGGGCCAGGAGGGTGGCGGTCCTGGTCATGGGCAGAATGAAGCGCGAGATCACCATGCTGGTGAGCCGCGTGGGCCATGACCCTCAGAAGTGGCCCATCTCGGGCGTCCAGCCTAGTTCTGGCCAGCTGGTTTGGTACATGGACTATGAGGCGTTCCTGGGGTGA
- the H6PD gene encoding GDH/6PGL endoplasmic bifunctional protein isoform X2: MLAEPYFKRHPGFWKMLTVAVCMALLSCLQAQELQGHVTIILLGATGDLAKKYLWQGLFNLYLDESVKGYSFSFNGGALTPTKQGQEHVAKVLESLSCPKDVAPDRCAELKDQFQRLSQYRCVKTSEDYLALNKDIEAQVQHSGVREIGRIFYFSVPPYAYVDIARNINSSCRPGQDTWLRIVLEKPFGHDLLSAQQLAAQLGSFFHEEEMYRVDHYLGKQVVAQILPFRDQNHKALDGLWNRHHVERVEIIMKETVDAAGRISFYDRYGVIRDILQNHLTEVLTLVAMELPHNISSVESVLQHKLQAFQALRGLQKGSAVLGQYQAYSEQVHRELQKPDSFRSLTPTFAGVLVHMDNLRWEGVPFILMSGKALDERVSYVRILFKNRAYCTQSEKHWLKGQSRCLPQQIIFNIGYGELGSPAVLVSRTLFRPSLPAESWKEVEGRPGLRLFGRPMSDFYAYSPVREQDAYTVLISRIFHHQKDSFVTTQNLLASWAFWSPLLDSLANEVPRLYPGGTENGQLLDFEFRDTQLSFSQQPLEQLVPGPGSAPKPSDFQALGAKYRDSPLISAWPEELVSKLASDIKATAMQAVQRSGEFHLALSGGSSPVALFQELATGHYGFPWAHTHLWLVDERCVPLWDPESNFQSLQAHLLQHIRVPYYNIHPMPVHLHQRLCAEEDQGTQIYAREISALVTNSSFDLVLLGMGTDGHTASLFPQSPSGLDGEQLVVLTKSPSRPHNRMSFSLPLINRARRVAVLVMGRMKREITMLVSRVGHDPQKWPISGVQPSSGQLVWYMDYEAFLG; this comes from the exons ATGTTAGCAGAGCCGTACTTTAAAAG GCACCCAGGCTTTTGGAAGATGCTCACAGTGGCAGTGTGCATGGCCCTTCTCAGCTGCCTGCAGGCCCAGGAGCTCCAGGGACATGTGACCATAATCCTGCTGGGAGCAACTGGCGACCTGGCGAAAAAATACTTGTGGCAGGGACTGTTTAATCTGTACCTAGATGAGTCAGTGAAGGGCTACAGTTTTAGCTTTAATGGAGGTGCCCTGACACCCACCAAGCAGGGCCAAGAGCACGTGGCCAAAGTCCTGGAGTCCCTCTCCTGTCCCAAGGACGTGGCGCCTGATCGCTGTGCTGAACTCAAGGACCAGTTCCAGCGACTGAGCCAGTACCGCTGCGTGAAGACAAGTGAGGACTATCTGGCTCTGAACAAGGACATTGAGGCACAGGTCCAACACAGTGGCGTCCGGGAGATTGGCAGAATCTTCTACTTCTCGGTGCCGCCCTATGCCTATGTAGACATTGCCCGCAATATCAACAGCAGCTGCCGTCCAGGCCAAGACACCTGGCTGCGGATTGTCCTTGAGAAGCCCTTTGGCCATGACCTCCTCTCAGCCCAACAGCTGGCCGCACAACTTGGGAGCTTTTTCCACGAGGAGGAGATGTACCGAGTGGACCATTACCTGGGCAAGCAG GTCGTGGCTCAGATCCTGCCTTTCCGAGACCAGAACCACAAGGCTTTGGATGGCCTCTGGAACCGGCACCACGTGGAGCGGGTGGAGATCATCATGAAGGAGACAGTGGATGCAGCAG GCCGCATCAGCTTCTACGACAGGTATGGTGTCATTCGTGATATCCTCCAGAACCACCTGACAGAGGTCCTCACCCTCGTGGCCATGGAGCTGCCCCACAACATCAGCAGCGTGGAATCCGTACTGCAGCACAAGCTTCAGGCCTTCCAGGCACTGCGGGGCCTGCAGAAGGGCAGCGCCGTCCTGGGCCAGTACCAGGCTTACAGCGAGCAAGTGCACAGAGAGCTGCAGAAGCCAGACAGCTTCCGCAGCCTGACACCAACCTTTGCAG GCGTCCTCGTTCACATGGACAACCTTCGCTGGGAGGGCGTCCCTTTCATCCTGATGTCAGGCAAAGCCTTGGACGAGAGAGTGAGCTACGTCCGGATCCTGTTCAAGAACAGAGCGTATTGTACCCAGAGCGAGAAGCACTGGCTCAAGGGCCAGAGCCGCTGCCTGCCGCAGCAGATCATCTTTAACATCGGATACGGCGAGCTGGGCAGCCCTGCTGTGCTGGTCAGCAGGACCCTGTTCAGGCCCTCCCTGCCTGCTGAGAGCTGGAAGGAAGTGGAGGGTCGGCCCGGGCTCCGCCTTTTTGGCCGCCCCATGTCTGATTTCTATGCTTACAGCCCTGTGAGGGAGCAGGATGCCTACACCGTCCTCATCTCTCGCATCTTCCACCACCAGAAGGACTCCTTTGTCACCACGCAGAACTTGCTGGCCTCCTGGGCCTTCTGGTCCCCCTTGCTGGATAGCCTGGCCAATGAGGTTCCACGCCTCTACCCAGGAGGAACTGAGAATGGGCAACTGCTGGACTTTGAATTCAGGGACACCCAGTTATCCTTCTCCCAGCAGCCACTGGAGCAGCTGGTGCCGGGCCCGGGTTCTGCGCCAAAGCCCAGTGACTTCCAGGCTCTCGGGGCCAAGTACCGAGACAGCCCACTGATCTCGGCCTGGCCAGAGGAGCTGGTTTCTAAGCTGGCCAGTGATATCAAGGCCACAGCCATGCAGGCGGTGCAGCGCTCTGGCGAGTTCCACCTGGCACTCTCGGGTGGCTCAAGCCCCGTAGCCCTGTTCCAGGAGCTGGCCACGGGGCACTATGGCTTCCCCTGGGCCCACACACACCTGTGGCTGGTAGATGAGCGCTGTGTCCCACTCTGGGATCCTGAGTCAAACTTCCAGAGCCTGCAGGCCCACCTCCTGCAGCACATCCGGGTGCCCTACTACAACATCCACCCCATGCCTGTGCACCTACACCAGCGGCTCTGTGCCGAGGAGGACCAGGGCACCCAGATCTATGCCAGGGAGATCTCCGCCCTGGTGACCAACAGCAGCTTTGACCTGGTGCTGCTGGGCATGGGCACTGACGGGCACACAGCCTCCCTCTTCCCACAGTCGCCCAGTGGTCTGGATGGCGAGCAACTGGTCGTGCTGACCAAGAGCCCATCCAGGCCACACAATCGCATGAGCTTCAGCCTACCCCTCATCAACCGGGCCAGGAGGGTGGCGGTCCTGGTCATGGGCAGAATGAAGCGCGAGATCACCATGCTGGTGAGCCGCGTGGGCCATGACCCTCAGAAGTGGCCCATCTCGGGCGTCCAGCCTAGTTCTGGCCAGCTGGTTTGGTACATGGACTATGAGGCGTTCCTGGGGTGA